GTTCCATTTGTATTAGTTTATATTTTTTATGCATGGCGTAAGATAGATAGTAAGAAAATCGATGTAGAAGAATTGAAAGAAGATGGAGGACATGCCTATTAATAGGTATATTTCTATAAAATAAAGAATCCCTCTCAGAAATTTCTAAGAGGGATTCTTTATTTTATAGCGTTAGATTAATTTTATCTATAAATAATTATTTAGCAACATTGTTAATAGGTTTACCGGCTATGAATGCTTTCAGGTTATCAAGCATTATATCCATTAATCGTTGGCGGGCGGCCTTAGTAGCCCATGCAATATGAGGAGTTATATAGCAATTCTTTGCTGTGAGCAGAGGGTTAGTAGGTAGAGGAGGTTCAGATGAAAGAACATCGACACCTGCTGCAAATATTTTTTTACTGTTTAAGGCATCTGCTAAGTCTTGTTCATTAATAAGTTGTCCACGTCCGGTATTAATGAGAATTGCATTTGATTTCATTAAAGATAATCTTCGTGCATTAACAAGATTTTCGGTTTCTTCGTTTAATGGACAATGTAGGCTAATAATGTCACATTCACTAAAAAGTTCGTCTAATTCCATTTTTTTTATTTCTGGTGGTAATTGCAATGTAGATTTAGAAGTATATGTAAAAACTTGCATACAAAATCCTAAAGCAATACGTGCTGTAGCATATCCGGTATGTCCTAGACCAATAAGCCCTATTTTTTTCCCTTGAAGTTCTATGAGAGGAGTATCCCAAAAGCAAAAATCATGACTTTGACTCCATCGTCCTTTTCTCACTTCTTCTGAATGATGTTGTACTTGTTGGGTTATATTCAATATATGGCCAAATACCATTTGAGCCACTGAAGGAGTACTATAAGATGGGATGTTGGTTACTATGATTCCCTTTTCCTTGGCTGCGGATATATCTACTACATTATACCCGGTTGCTAGTACTCCTATATATTTTAGCTGTGGAAGTTGAGATATTATTTGGGATGTGATGACTGTTTTATTCGTCATGATGACATCTGCATCTTTAGCATGTTTCAAAATTTTATCTGAAGGAGTGCGGTCATATATTATGCATTCTCCCAGAGTTTTTAGCTCATCCCATAATAGATCACCTGGATTTAGTCCATATCCATCTAATATCACTATTTTCATAATTATCTTCTTTAAAATACGTATATTATCAATTATTTACTATATTTTTCATCCCATAGCTTTTTCATTTGCTGAAGATGTTTGGCTTCTGCAGGATTGTTTTGAGGTTGCCAAATCCGCCGTTCTTTTAATTCATCTGGAAGGTACTGCTGTTTTATAAAATTCCCTTTATAGTTATGAGCATATTTGTAGTTCTCTCCGTATCCCAACTGTTTCATCAGTTTAGTAGGAGCATTACGAAGATGTAAAGGAACAGGAAGATTGCCTGTCTCCTCTACCAATCGTAAAGCGTCGTTAATGGCTGTATAGGCTGAGTTGCTTTTGGGACTAGTGGCTAAGTATATTGTTGTTTCAGCTAATGGAATACGTCCTTCAGGCCAGCCCACTTTCATAAGAGTGTCAAAGCAAGCATTAGCTAATAAAAGAGCGTTTGGGTTGGCTAATCCGATATCCTCTGATGCTGATATTACCAATCGGCGAGCAATAAACGAAGGATCTTCACCTCCTGCTACCATTCGTGCAAGCCAATAAATGGCGCCATCAGGGTCACTTCCGCGGATAGATTTGATGAAAGCAGAAATGATGTCATAATGCATTTCTCCATCCTTATCGTATGCTAAAGGATTTTGCTGTAATCGGTCGATTACTATATCGTCGGTTATGACTACGGTATCTTCACTATCCGACTCAACGACAAGTTCCAGTATATTAAGCAATTTACGTGCGTCACCTCCAGAAAAGCGTAGCATGGCATCGGCTTCTCTTATCTCTATATTTCGCTCTTTTAATATCTCATCAGAGATAATTGCTTTCTGAAGAAGTTCGAGTAAATCTTCTTTTTCTAGGGACTTGAGAGTATATAGCTGGCACCGAGATAAAAGTGGTCGGATAACTTCAAATGATGGATTTTCGGTAGTAGCTCCAATTAATGTAACCGTGCCTTGCTCTACTGCTCCGAGTAATGAATCTTGTTGAGATTTGCTAAAACGATGTATCTCGTCAATAAATAGTATGGGGCTACTTTGAGAAAAAAATCTATTATTTTTGGCACGCTCTATTACATCACGAACATCTTTTACTCCTGATGTGACAGCACTAAGTGAATAGAAAGGAGTTTCTAATTTATTGGCTATGATTTGTGCTAAAGTTGTCTTGCCTACTCCTGGAGGTCCCCATAATATAAATGAAGAGATGCGTCCGGTATCAATCATTTTGCGGAGGATAGCTCCTGGTCCTACTAAATGTTTTTGCCCTATATATTCATCTAGTGTTTTAGGTCTAAGTCTTTCTGCTAATGGTCTCATAATTACTATGATTAGAAAGTCATCATTACCATGAAACGAATACCACTTTTGTTAATGTTAGGATTGTCAAGATAGGTAAGTCTGCGCACATATTCTATGTGTAGTATCTTAAATATATTATGAATTCCAATGCTGGCTTCCAAATAAGGTATTTTAGGGTCCATGACGAAACTGCTTGTTTCCCCATCACGAGTAGGAAAGCGGAATAGAGTTCCGTCTCCCGGATTTTTATATGGATTGTTTCTATCAGATAATGAACCATAGAAAGCACGGAATCTAATAACTTCTCTCCATTTTAATTTTTTTATTAGAGGTATACGATTAAATAGTTTTCCATTCATATCATACGTAAGGGACATGGATGCGTAACGGTCATTAAGAAATTCCATGTTGTTAACTAAATTGAATGTTTCAAGCTGCATTATATAAGATAAGTTAGCTTCGGGTAATATAAGCAAAGGAAATGGTACTTTATTCCATTGAACACTCCCTTTAAAAGTAACATCTACTTTTCCCCATGAAGAAAGCCAAAAACGCTTCCATATAGTGGCTTCTGTAAGATTGAAATTGTATTCTCCTCCTGCTAATCCTCTTACACCCATTGTGTGTGAGAGCGTGAATACAGGGGCATCTAAAGAAACAGGGAAACGCCGTTGTTTTGTATTTACAAATGTTTCTCCGGGTGCATAGCGTAGTACTGCAGCAAATTCGGTTGTTGTGATATCGTGAACAGGGGTTTTAACATCATCATTGCGTAGATATTCCAACTTGCCTGTAGGTTGATCATTTCGATGGCGTCCCATTAGTTTTATAGATAAACCAGCCATTGATTCTTGTTCATATGTTAGTGTGGCATCACGTATGTACGACATTTGATCGTCAGGTGATGCTTTCCATGATACAAATACATTATCTTTGTCCGTTGCTAAAAATTTATCCATTGGCGACATGACATCGTAGCTATATGAAGCAGTAATGTTATTTTTAGGAAACTCCCATGGTAGATAGTTACATTTAGGGAAAGAATAAATAGCTTGAGCTTTGTATTTCCACTTTTGGTCTTTAAATCCATAAGCTCCATACCCACTCAAAAATAAATGATGGTCAAAATTACCTGTAGTTTGTCCACTTAACCTTAAGCGAGTTCCATCTACATAGTTTTTTGTTATCATCGTGTTTATCGGTCCTATATCAAATTTACTAGGATTTTCTTTTGTTCCAGTTTCTACGAAATTTTCTATTAACGCTTTGGCTCCAAAAATAATATATTTAAACCCTGGTATTTGTTCAAGCTGATTTACAAACAAATCCATGCTACTTTCAGTCTTTGTCAAAGGAACTTGCCTTACGCTTGCCCAAAACTCATCACTTTTAGTCAGCATATCGGTTTGCTTCATCACGTTTCCTCTGAATTTAAATAAACGGGCTTCAATGGGGCTAAATGAATAGTTTGTGTATTTAGTAGTTCGCTCTACCTGTATTCCTTGGATAGATTTCATAAAGGATAAATCCACTGTCATATCATCGTCTGTAAGCACCCAGTTTCCATTTGGCAACTGTTCATAGTTTTGGACAATATCTAGATTGTTGACGAAGTTTACTCCAGTCTTTTTAGGCAGATTCATTAAGCATCTTTTTACTGCATAAGTTGAATCCTTTAAGACATATAGATGACCGGTAAATCCGAAATCTTGTGAATTTTGAGGTACAAAAGTTAAGTGAACACATTCATGTTTATCTACCATAACGGTATCCATCAGATAGAATTTATAAAAAGAAATAGCCGATTTTGATATAGGGCTCACAAAAGGAGTCTGCAATAAACGGATATTATTATCATAGATATTAACATCAGAAAAGACATCTTTGAGGATAGTACTTAGCATATCACCTGTGGAGAAGAGTTCATTTACTCCACTTGAGTTCATTCCTTTAATAATTGTCTTTAAGTTTTTAGGATCTTTCCGGTAAATAATTTGGGATGCAGTTTCTTCTATTGCGATAGGAAGAATCATTTTATTGGTTTTAGGAGAAACTTCTACCTGATTAGCTAAGAACGAAAATTTCTTGTAGATGCCTTTTTTTAAACTTTCAGGAGTGACATCGTTAATGGAAGTTTTCATTTTTTCATACTTATCGTATTGGTAGTAATCGTTCTCCTCTAATTTTTGAGCAGATTTATGGCTAATAACTTTGCGCATAAAATCTACAGCCGGATTATTTTTTCGAGAATATTTTTCTTTTTTAGGTTTAACCACCACTTCGCTTAATTGAATATCAGCAGGTTTTAGTTGAACATTCAATTCTTTCATGTTCGGTGATATTTTTATAACCTTTGTTATATAGCCAATAGCAGAGAAAGTAACTTTGTTCCATCCTCTTCTAGTATCTATCTTATAAGCGCCATTTACGTCTGTAATACTTCCTACACCTTTACCTTCATAGAACACGGATATGTACATCAACGGCTCATGAGATATTGAATCGGTGACAATACCTCGTAGTTGTGCAAATGCACTGGGAATAAAGAATAATAGGAAGAATAGTATAATTAGTTTGTTATATAGCTTTCTCATACCTAAATATAATAAGTAAACAAAGGTAATAATTTGCTTTTATGTCGAGTGTTTTTATAACAGTTTTTATGCTACTTTTTTTTATTCTAATTTTTATAAATTGAAGGTCTTATTTATTCGTTGAGAAGAATTTGTACGATTCTATCTGCTGTTCGTCCATCCCATCGATCAGGTAATGTACCTTTTTTCCATTCTCCTTGTAATAATTTATCTATGGTTGAACCAAGCATTTTGGAGTCTTCTCCAACTAGTTCATTAGTTCCTATTCGCCATGTTTCCGGATGTTCTGCATAGGTATTAAGGGTGATACAAGGTACCCCTAAAAAGGTTGCTTCTTCAGCTACATTGCCAGAATCAGTTATAATAGCTTTTGCTTTGTTGATAAGGTAACCAAAAAATAAATAACTCTGCGGTAATAGAATGTGCAAGTTGGGGGCTTGAATTTTTAACTCCTTGATCGCATCGCTAACATAGGTATGTAATGGTGCGACAATAGGCATGCCGTCTGCTTTTTCAATGATTTTTTTGATTATTTCCCTGAAATTTGTTTTATTATTGATAAGTGCATGGCGGTTGATTGTAAGCAATATGTAATTTTGTTCTTTTAATCCTAATACATTGAACCATATCGGGCGAATTAAGCGGTTGCGGTTATAGCGTATTGTATCAATCAGAATATTCCCAACGTAGTATACATGCTCATTCTCTGTACCGGATTGATTAAGATTTCTATTAGCTACCATGCCTGCGGTAAAAAGGTAATCAGATAGGCCATCTGTTATCATTCTGTTAACCTCTTTAGGCATACTCATATCAAAAGATCGCGTACCAGCTACGAGGTGAGCCACTTTTATCTTTTGTTTTTTTGCTACAATAGCACAACTCATGGTTGAAATTAGATCATCGACAACTAAAACTACGTGTGC
This is a stretch of genomic DNA from uncultured Bacteroides sp.. It encodes these proteins:
- a CDS encoding D-2-hydroxyacid dehydrogenase: MKIVILDGYGLNPGDLLWDELKTLGECIIYDRTPSDKILKHAKDADVIMTNKTVITSQIISQLPQLKYIGVLATGYNVVDISAAKEKGIIVTNIPSYSTPSVAQMVFGHILNITQQVQHHSEEVRKGRWSQSHDFCFWDTPLIELQGKKIGLIGLGHTGYATARIALGFCMQVFTYTSKSTLQLPPEIKKMELDELFSECDIISLHCPLNEETENLVNARRLSLMKSNAILINTGRGQLINEQDLADALNSKKIFAAGVDVLSSEPPLPTNPLLTAKNCYITPHIAWATKAARQRLMDIMLDNLKAFIAGKPINNVAK
- a CDS encoding replication-associated recombination protein A — protein: MRPLAERLRPKTLDEYIGQKHLVGPGAILRKMIDTGRISSFILWGPPGVGKTTLAQIIANKLETPFYSLSAVTSGVKDVRDVIERAKNNRFFSQSSPILFIDEIHRFSKSQQDSLLGAVEQGTVTLIGATTENPSFEVIRPLLSRCQLYTLKSLEKEDLLELLQKAIISDEILKERNIEIREADAMLRFSGGDARKLLNILELVVESDSEDTVVITDDIVIDRLQQNPLAYDKDGEMHYDIISAFIKSIRGSDPDGAIYWLARMVAGGEDPSFIARRLVISASEDIGLANPNALLLANACFDTLMKVGWPEGRIPLAETTIYLATSPKSNSAYTAINDALRLVEETGNLPVPLHLRNAPTKLMKQLGYGENYKYAHNYKGNFIKQQYLPDELKERRIWQPQNNPAEAKHLQQMKKLWDEKYSK
- a CDS encoding DUF5686 family protein produces the protein MRKLYNKLIILFFLLFFIPSAFAQLRGIVTDSISHEPLMYISVFYEGKGVGSITDVNGAYKIDTRRGWNKVTFSAIGYITKVIKISPNMKELNVQLKPADIQLSEVVVKPKKEKYSRKNNPAVDFMRKVISHKSAQKLEENDYYQYDKYEKMKTSINDVTPESLKKGIYKKFSFLANQVEVSPKTNKMILPIAIEETASQIIYRKDPKNLKTIIKGMNSSGVNELFSTGDMLSTILKDVFSDVNIYDNNIRLLQTPFVSPISKSAISFYKFYLMDTVMVDKHECVHLTFVPQNSQDFGFTGHLYVLKDSTYAVKRCLMNLPKKTGVNFVNNLDIVQNYEQLPNGNWVLTDDDMTVDLSFMKSIQGIQVERTTKYTNYSFSPIEARLFKFRGNVMKQTDMLTKSDEFWASVRQVPLTKTESSMDLFVNQLEQIPGFKYIIFGAKALIENFVETGTKENPSKFDIGPINTMITKNYVDGTRLRLSGQTTGNFDHHLFLSGYGAYGFKDQKWKYKAQAIYSFPKCNYLPWEFPKNNITASYSYDVMSPMDKFLATDKDNVFVSWKASPDDQMSYIRDATLTYEQESMAGLSIKLMGRHRNDQPTGKLEYLRNDDVKTPVHDITTTEFAAVLRYAPGETFVNTKQRRFPVSLDAPVFTLSHTMGVRGLAGGEYNFNLTEATIWKRFWLSSWGKVDVTFKGSVQWNKVPFPLLILPEANLSYIMQLETFNLVNNMEFLNDRYASMSLTYDMNGKLFNRIPLIKKLKWREVIRFRAFYGSLSDRNNPYKNPGDGTLFRFPTRDGETSSFVMDPKIPYLEASIGIHNIFKILHIEYVRRLTYLDNPNINKSGIRFMVMMTF
- the wecB gene encoding UDP-N-acetylglucosamine 2-epimerase (non-hydrolyzing), producing the protein MKITIVAGARPNFMKIAPITRAIEAVQTQGKRIFYRLVYTGVQGDTSIDASLFADLGMKAPDIYLGVSGNNSTELTAGIMIAFERELAENPAHVVLVVDDLISTMSCAIVAKKQKIKVAHLVAGTRSFDMSMPKEVNRMITDGLSDYLFTAGMVANRNLNQSGTENEHVYYVGNILIDTIRYNRNRLIRPIWFNVLGLKEQNYILLTINRHALINNKTNFREIIKKIIEKADGMPIVAPLHTYVSDAIKELKIQAPNLHILLPQSYLFFGYLINKAKAIITDSGNVAEEATFLGVPCITLNTYAEHPETWRIGTNELVGEDSKMLGSTIDKLLQGEWKKGTLPDRWDGRTADRIVQILLNE